One region of Purpureocillium takamizusanense chromosome 4, complete sequence genomic DNA includes:
- a CDS encoding uncharacterized protein (SECRETED:SignalP(1-19~SECRETED:cutsite=AQA-IL~SECRETED:prob=0.7009)~EggNog:ENOG503P4AI~TransMembrane:1 (n4-14c19/20o222-243i)), with amino-acid sequence MRRLSLDIAVSLALPAAQAILVAPGSPCSTNCGNVLDSTSPADLVCSEKSYASPAGQLFQGCVQCELQSSFHRDNKSDVESMLYNLRYTVSYCLFGRPENKNIVNTPCVTSKACGGFRDSVGWKNLSTEYQSYEYCERWPPGDPLDLQGCTECLQAEERYYLANFMTALQAGCRQRPQPGIVLGLEGTLFSDDRVNVTAPSPTAVVDPAWFDQGPLNLGAKVGIAVGGFVLLISVIGCAIILNGKRKRKAFLRNLETQFPQKTWPSPISPRRADMSEAATNQQHVRAGWDDTPLSQQPLRGWDESPMTGNTDKSFPRFYSPYSSQFNSPVSAHDNLNPKLQMPLAALGITEDIGVAVGGRGAEAEGPWVGSPSDPKGKGPEEAYELKNVDAQDEGGSSGAGRMPQAEPPVLSHPGYGRSSTSSQRPHNLTEQDARNGSAI; translated from the exons ATGCGGCGGCTGTCTCTCGACATCGCCGTGAgcctggcgctgccggcggcgcaggccatcctcgtcgcgcccgggtcgccgtgctcgaccaACTGCGGCAACGTGCTcgactcgacgtcgccggccgaCCTCGTCTGCTCGGAGAAGAGCTACGCGAGCCCGGCGGGCCAGCTCTTCCAGGGCTGCGTGCAGTGCGAGCTGCAGAGCAGCTTCCACCGCGACAACAAGAGCGACGTGGAGTCCATGTTGT ATAACCTCCGATATACGGTATCGTACTGCTTATTTGGCCGCCCGGAGAATAAGAACATCGTCAACACGCCCTGTGTCACGAG CAAAGCTTGTGGTGGCTTCCGGGACTCCGTCGGATGGAAAAACCTCTCCACAGAGTACCAGAGCTATGAATACTGCGAGAGATGGCCGCCAGGAGACCCTCTCGACCTCCAGGGCTGCACCGAGTGCCTGCAAGCGGAGGAGAGGTACTACTTGGCAAATT TTATGACGGCACTCCAGGCAGGCTGCCGTCAAAGACCCCAGCCAGGCATCGTGCTCGGCTTGGAAGGGACCCTCTTCTCTGACGACAGGGTGAATGTGACCGCCCCTTCGCCGACTGCCGTGGTCGACCCGGCCTGGTTCGACCAAGGCCCCCTCAACCTGGGCGCCaaagtcggcatcgccgttggcggcttcgtcctcctcataTCGGTTATTGGATGCGCGATCATACTGAACGGCAAGCGGAAGCGAAAGGCCTTCCTACGGAACCTGGAAACACAGTTCCCGCAGAAgacctggccctcgccgatCAGTCCCAGACGAGCTGACATGTCGGAGGCGGCCACCAACCAGCAGCAtgtgcgggcgggctgggaTGATACGCCTCTCAGCCAGCAGCCCCTCCGCGGCTGGGACGAGTCCCCCATGACTGGCAACACGGACAAGTCCTTTCCCAGGTTCTATTCGCCGTATTCGAGCCAGTTCAATAGCCCGGTCAGTGCCCACGACAACCTCAACCCGAAGCTGCAGATGcccctcgcggcgctgggtATCACGGAGGACattggcgtcgccgttggcggccgtggagcgGAAGCCGAGGGCCCGTGGGTCGGCTCGCCATCCGAccccaagggcaagggccCGGAGGAGGCGTACGAGTTGAAGAATGTTGATGCACAAGACGAGGGGGGTtccagcggcgcgggccgtATGCCACAGGCAGAGCCGCCGGTGTTGAGCCATCCCGGCTATGGTAGAAGTAGTACGAGCTCACAGAGGCCGCACAACCTGACGGAGCAGGACGCGAGAAATGGGAGTGCGATATAG
- a CDS encoding uncharacterized protein (COG:S~TransMembrane:1 (o201-226i)~EggNog:ENOG503P54U) has product MSAGGGNDKQQQQQQPPLGARFRQCVACLEKSAFEQGGEADQPWFLYNMRYAIDFCIFGYPNGTGGAGSNPCLTSEACGRLARALETGIPVTDGSRARAATDAYSYCEAEKGVWKSRYLDSCVQCVKADGKHRYLANFLIALDAACKQKPSRGLVLGLNDTVFANTTVEPAEPSPPSSPRRPSSPDAASDSDGGPALSAGAIAGIVVGTIVLVALAAGCVFMYCCCFRRRRRRGRRGRRIKAPPSTPSPPPLAQQEPEPEPSPLPLQRHSPVPLAPGAAGHSGHETGVMPNPGTYGSGAAVGQGYGQQQQQQQQYHHEQQQQEEEIDYDGRFFGNDKTQKMAQVSLSPVANSKPIAIWPARPAPDPPQGHTNGALTSIKTDSLPTDASANNTTDAITPPTSTVSTFSTVPLLSDPSYKSTGSPAVGSSPVFAAGHASSVVTNGLPRGAHHQDYQQQQQQQQWYQQEQGQQQQQQEKRKNKKRRGSSAGSPFESTKIQTAFAPPPKG; this is encoded by the exons ATGAGTGCGGGAGGAGGGAAcgacaagcagcagcagcagcaacagccgcccCTGGGGGCGAGGTTTCGACAGTGCGTGGCGTGCCTCGAGAAGAGCGCGTttgagcagggcggcgaggctgacCAGCCGTGGTTCCTGT ACAACATGCGCTACGCCATCGACTTCTGCATCTTCGGCTACCCCaacggcacgggcggcgccggctccaaCCCGTGCCTCACGTCCGAAGCgtgcgggcggctggcgcgcgcgctcgagaCAGGCATCCCCGTCaccgacggcagccgcgccagggcggcgacggacgcgtACTCGTACTGCGAGGCCGAAAAGGGCGTCTGGAAGAGCCGCTACCTCGACTCGTGCGTGCAGTGCGTCAAGGCGGATGGCAAGCATCGCTATCTCGCAAACT tcctcatcgccctcgacgcagcATGCAAGCAAAAGCCCtcgcgcggcctcgtcctcggcctcaaCGACACCGTCTTCGCCAACACCACCGTCGAGCCTGCCGAGCCGTCCCCGCCATCGTCCCCGCGACGGCCCTCGTCCCCGGACGCCGCCTCggacagcgacggcgggcctGCCCTCTCCGCGGGCGCCAtagccggcatcgtcgtcggcaccatcgtcctggtcgccctcgccgccgggtgCGTCTTCAtgtactgctgctgcttccgccgccgccgccgccgtgggcgcagGGGCCGCAGGATcaaggcgccgccgtccacgccctcgccgccgccgctagcACAGCAAGAACCAGAACcagagccgtcgccgctcccGCTGCAGAGGCATTCTCCCGTACCGCTAGCTCCGGGGGCGGCCGGACATTCTGGACATGAGACGGGCGTGATGCCCAACCCGGGCACCTATGGGTCAGGGGCGGCGGTTGGACAGGGCtacgggcagcagcagcagcagcagcagcagtatcaccacgagcagcagcagcaggaggaggaaatAGACTACGATGGGCGCTTCTTCGGCAACGACAAGACGCAAAAGATGGCACAGGTATCCTTGTCGCCCGTCGCAAACTCCAAGCCCATCGCCATatggcccgcccgccccgcgccAGACCCTCCCCAGGGGCACACCAACGGCGCCCTCACGTCCATCAAGACTGACTCCCTCCCCACAGACGCCTcggccaacaacaccaccgacgccatcacgccgcccacgtcaaCCGTCTCGACCTTTTCCACCGTCCCCCTGCTGAGCGACCCGTCGTACAAGTCCACggggtcgcccgccgtcggctcgagtcccgtcttcgccgcggGGCATGCGTCCTCCGTGGTAACAAACGGCctgccgcgcggcgcccatcATCAGGATTatcagcaacaacagcagcagcagcagtggtaCCAACAGGAgcaagggcagcagcagcagcagcaggagaaACGCAAAAATAAGAAgcgcaggggcagcagcgctggCTCACCCTTCGAGTCGACCAAAATCCAGACCGCatttgcgccgccgcccaagggCTGA
- the SAC3 gene encoding actin cytoskeleton and mitosis protein (COG:D~COG:U~EggNog:ENOG503NY7Y), with translation MFSTRSASAAGGFGSQAHVQANAFGGDGASDSSSKKDRRRNQNETKRAFNPFSQNAGNAKHGRGEKKGGKQTARRDRRTTDGMNDDSELTRSSSPDGPESDSHDPFAKRIFKRLHADGISPPPWPSSPGSDASKPAMTRFREKYEDYRQRVRRSLTKAGLIDDPNKRKKLSEAISFKGICEDMCPEYEKIQRITESDVVKAEKTGGVADLSHMVKKLARSAAGQEAPLPMDVRSTRALGLSLDYMFGTLLREDENLRHLHGFVWDRTRAIRRDFAFFSSMNESELKTQIYVLENIARFHVTSLHLLPQFVSPGDRIEDLFSEHQELEQLGKTLLSLRDIYDDCRLQDIKCDNEAEFRAYYLLFHGRDPGIVEALQMQWDSRFWNDSEEVRIALSLVEAMHNNQDFVGSAKHKEDGPLLACTSAYTAFFDIVENVSTSYTMACFAECHFPHIRRAILQAVKRALTRPRNPVLDVTAEALNEFLRYDTVEQAIEFAELHGFSFTPNAEDPTNVSKYGLELKERSPVPYVKVDHQFSRRLVEKKRGNATLPQILRRTIYDRVSSSAYMPNGGREESLFVQDEPQPEPSPSSVGMAASGTAMKQPSPRTFGATPEQKAPKTQGGFVFEPDSDSEDADALRKTSPGGGGMATTAFAAPTNGKPSFFNTIIANAATQGDNAAQVKPNPFTPTGVAVENKAEAKPNPFASASVFGNKTESPAPAKLNPFAGVLQPGNNGSTPGASPFGAPKPAFGEAAPLHAGNGPAVFGGVVSNTVPPTKPGPFAPASTAFGGAPKPFGGQQTTSPSSASFTPSTSTTNAATPFTAPAATPPSILGGTIANATQLPAAAGAGCSPFSPLPSSSSAPGSTTWGITPSSSSPAFLNASKQQMNGQSGFSASFTPQVRSSAEAPLPNLASQPSAADRAQDSSAATLGMLGQPTLPAFMGSASAGLSKEAGAFATNNEPSPLPKPVSEAMSAEATSHAPPLPSVKPAEPPKEPPGPPRDLLGDFNEWFVLGDKGLLSDFLVESVKWITNDTFKRFTQEAEEKKRREEEEHINAEVERFRTYNLSLKFFYRWKRAAREKRLRVVGRKGRDEMRAFHAARLAAERKEREDARRASGRRGAEQQTPEHSKEFLDLMKSRRAAQRDASESLLASGILSGIDQERRLARAIVGDDLRSSNGSQSSRRPSFSSSVGPSRKEGSKTQALRRMYFDQPEKFRRSLPSMSSEERGSPGATKRISNASSRWRLKAMGIVPLDDGTAVPESLAREMAASGSLRYSRSVSPWRRRRVSATDAIQAETQRLPPRSHGGVGSSPVNNATLNSKRKRDDTSTSEVDLTDNGSSKRVMSDSHRAGIAATVETSPGNKRKRAVDDDAQSPTVDGVTQKRILTDAEKVTMELQALRAEMEEGTEWYKNQIEQLQSESEARGTPWFDDSM, from the exons ATGTTTTCCACACggtccgcgtcggccgcagGTGGCTTCGGCAGTCAGGCTCACGTCCAGGCTAACGCgttcggcggcgatggcgcaaGCGACAGCTCTTCGAAGAAAGACAGGCGGAGGAACCAAAATGAGACCAAGCGCGCCTTCAACCCTTTCAGCCAGAATGCAGGCAACGCGAAGCACGGCAGGGgagagaagaaggggggtaagcagacggcgcggcgcgacagACGAACTACGGACGGCATGAACGACGACAGCGAACTCACACGGTCTTCCTCACCTGATGGCCCCGAATCGGACTCCCACGATCCGTTCGCGAAGAGGATATTCAAGCGGCTGCACGCAGACGGTATCAGCCcaccgccctggccgtcgagccccggcagcgacgccagCAAGCCGGCAATGACAAGGTTTCGGGAGAAGTACGAGGACTATCGCCAGCGAGTTCGCCGTTCCTTGACCAAGGCCGGCCTGATCGACGATCCCAACAAACGCAAGAAGTTGAGCGAAGCCATCAGCTTCAAGGGCATATGTGAAGACATGTGCCCCGAGTACGAAAAGATTCAGCGCATCACAGAATCCGACGTGGTCAAGGCAGAGAAGACTGGCGGGGTTGCGGATCTCTCGCACATGGTGAAGAAACTCGCGCGCTctgccgccgggcaggaggcgccgctgcccatggatgtgcgctcgacgagggccctCGGCTTGTCGCTCGACTACATGTTTGGCACGTTGCTTCGCGAAGACGAAAACCTACGACACCTACATGGATTTGTTTGGGACCGCACTCGAGCTATCAGACGAGACTttgccttcttctccagcaTGAACGAATCCGAGCTCAAGACCCAGATCTACGTGCTGGAGAACATTGCTCGGTTCCACGTCACATCGCTACATCTCCTGCCCCAATTCGTTTCGCCCGGTGACAGGATTGAGGACCTCTTCTCCGAACaccaggagctcgagcaaCTCGGCAAGACTCTTTTGTCTCTGAGAGATATATACGACGACTGCAGGTTGCAAGACATCAAGTGCGACAACGAAGCCGAGTTTCGCGCCTACTACCTGCTCTTCCACGGCCGCGACCCCGGAATCGTGGAGGCCTTGCAGATGCAGTGGGATTCCCGCTTCTGGAACGATTCAGAGGAAGTTAGAAtcgccctctctctcgtgGAAGCGATGCACAACAACCAGGACTTTGTAGGCTCCGCCAAGCACAAGGAAGACGGACCGCTCCTAGCCTGCACGAGCGCCTACACGGCCTTTTTCGACATTGTCGAGAACGTCTCAACTTCTTACACCATGGCCTGCTTTGCCGAGTGCCACTTTCCGCATATCCGTCGAGCGATATTGCAGGCCGTGAAGCGGGCGCTGACGAGGCCCCGGAACCCGGTCCTGGACGTCACCGCCGAGGCACTCAACGAGTTCCTTCGCTACGACACTGTCGAGCAGGCGATTGAATTTGCCGAGCTGCATGGTTTCTCCTTTACACCAAACGCCGAGGACCCGACCAATGTCAGCAAGTATGGTCTCGAACTCAAGGAGAGGTCCCCGGTTCCGTACGTCAAGGTCGACCACCAGTTCTCCCGAAGGCTGGTCGAAAAGAAGAGGGGCAACGCGACGCTCCCGCAGATCCTCCGCAGAACAATATACGACCGAGTTAGTTCCTCGGCGTACATGCCCAACGGCGGCCGGGAGGAAAGCCTTTTCGTGCAAGACGAGCCCCAACCGGAACCTTCGCCTTCAAGCGTCGGTATGGCAGCGTCAGGGACAGCAATGAAGCAGCCGTCGCCTAGGACATTTGGCGCCACGCCAGAACAGAAAGCACCAAAGACACAGGGCGGATTCGTTTTTGAGCCAG ACTCGGACTCGGAAGATGCAGATGCACTACGAAAGACCTCGCCCGGAGGTGGAGGCATGGCCACGACCGCATTCGCGGCTCCGACAAATGGAAAACCTAGTTTTTTCAACACGATAATCGCCAATGCTGCCACACAGGGCGACAATGCGGCACAGGTCAAGCCGAATCCCTTTACTCCCActggcgtcgccgtggaAAATAAGGCAGAGGCCAAGCCGAACCCCTTTGCCTCTGCTTCCGTCTTTGGCAACAAGACGGagagcccggcgccggcgaagcTGAATCCTTTTGCCGGGGTTTTGCAGCCTGGGAACAACGGGTCCACGCCTGGCGCAAGTCCCTTTGGTGCTCCCAAACCGGCGTTTGGCGAAGCAGCACCTCTCCATGCCGGCAACGGACCGGCTGTCTTTGGTGGTGTTGTATCCAATACTGTGCCTCCGACCAAGCCCGGCCCGTTTGCTCCAGCTTCTACAGCATTTGGAGGCGCGCCGAAACCCTTTGGTGGCCAGCAAACTACCTCGCCGAGTTCAGCTTCATTCACTCCATCAACATCGACGACCAATGCTGCCACGCCGTTcactgcgccggcggccacgccccCGTCGATTCTCGGCGGAACAATTGCCAATGCCACCCAACTGCCCGCAGCCGCAGGAGCAGGCTGCAGCCCGTTTTCTCCTCTgccttcatcatcttcgGCACCCGGCAGCACGACATGGGGCATCACcccatcgtcttcatcgccTGCATTCTTAAATGCGAGCAAGCAACAAATGAATGGTCAGAGCGGATTCTCGGCCTCCTTCACCCCGCAGGTTCGCTCCTCGGCTGAGGCTCCATTACCAAACCTGGCTTCGCAACCCTCGGCAGCGGATCGAGCTCAGGATTCTTCCGCTGCTACCCTTGGGATGCTGGGTCAGCCAACGCTGCCCGCGTTTAtgggcagcgccagcgcgggcCTCTCCAAGGAAGCCGGCGCTTTCGCAACCAACAATGAACCGTCACCACTGCCAAAGCCTGTGTCTGAAGCGATGTCAGCCGAAGCGACGTCACAcgcaccgccgctgcccagcgTCAAACCCGCAGAACCACCAAAGGAGCCCCCTGGTCCTCCACGGGACCTCCTCGGTGACTTCAATGAGTGGTTTGTTTTGGGCGACAAGGGACTGCTGTCTGACTTCTTGGTTGAGTCAGTAAAATGGATCACCAACGACACTTTCAAGCGGTTCACGCAAGAAgccgaggagaagaagcggcgcgaggaagaggagcacATCAATGCCGAAGTCGAACGATTTCGCACATACAACCTGTCCTTGAAGTTCTTTTACCGGTGGAAGCGGGCTGCTCGCGAGAAGCGGTTGCGCGTGGTAGGTCGAAAGGGGAGAGACGAGATGCGAGCTTTTCATGCTGCCCGCCTAGCAGCTGAACGAAAGGAGCGAGAGGATGCTCGGCGTGCATCgggacgacgcggcgcggaACAGCAGACGCCCGAGCATTCCAAGGAGTTTCTCGATTTGATGAAGAGCAGGCGAGCAGCCCAGCGGGATGCTTCGGAGTCGCTCTTGGCCAGCGGAATACTCTCTGGCATTGATCAGGAGCGACGATTGGCTCGAGCaatcgtcggcgacgatctCAGATCGTCCAATGGCTCGCaatcgtcgaggcggccgtcgttcAGCTCATCCGTCGGCCCCTCGAGAAAAGAAGGGTCCAAGACGCAAGCACTGCGACGCATGTACTTTGATCAACCCGAGAAGTTCAGGAGATCCTTGCCGTCAATGTCGTCGGAAGAGCGTGGAAGCCCCGGGGCCACAAAGCGCATCAGCAACGCGTCTTCGCGCTGGAggctcaaggccatgggcaTCGTCCCCCTGGACGATGGCACGGCTGTGCCGGAGTCTCTTGCGAGGGAGATGGCTGCGTCCGGCTCACTTCGCTACTCCAGATCGgtgtcgccatggcgacggcggcgggtgtcAGCCACGGACGCGATCCAAGCGGAGACGCAACGCCTCCCGCCCAGGTCGCAtgggggcgtcggcagcagcccggtCAACAACGCCACGCTGAACAGCAAGCGGAAACGAGACGACACAAGCACATCGGAAGTGGATCTCACTGATAACGGCTCCAGCAAGCGCGTCATGAGCGATTCCCACAGagccggcatcgccgcgacGGTCGAGACGTCGCCAGGGAACAAACGGAAGCGGGCagtggacgacgatgcgcagaGCCCGACGGTAGATGGCGTCACACAAAAACGAATACTTACCGATGCCGAAAAGGTCACAATGGAGCTCCAAGCCCTACGggcggagatggaggagggcaCCGAGTGGTACAAGAATCAGATCGAGCAACTTCAAAGTGAATCTGAGGCCAGGGGGACGCCCTGGTTTGATGACAGCATGTAG
- the LTV1 gene encoding Protein ltv1 (COG:S~EggNog:ENOG503P01A~BUSCO:EOG09262VVF) produces the protein MPKGKWIDKKTAQHFTLVHRPQNDPLIHDDSAPSMVLNPTQVPGGSKAKRLDDLASELGSDAANIRANEGEAASYGVYFDDSEYDYMQHLRDLNTGGGEVVFIEAETGNKNKGKQKQSLEEALREMDLEQKSGDVLDEEILPSKNLTRVTYEAQQDVPDSIRGFQPDMDPMLREVLEALEDDAFVDEAGDDDLFQRLAKDGRELDDYEFEDAQYEEDDDEGWESDDTAKPIKEFKDEVPELVRAPTEQPEEGPSQDWLEDFKKFKKEHKSGRAPIAPSQSELQSTWTTTTNGGRRKKRKGALTEASSFSMTSSSLVRTEQMTLLDARFDKIEEAYNEDAEDDMASVSAVSAASSVTGATRGDFDNILDDFLGNYTKPGKRTSKKTKAQTGLEQLDEIRKGLGPARIRGR, from the exons ATGCCCAAGGGAAAGTGGAT TGACAAGAAGACGGCCCAGCACTTCACGCTGGTGCATCGCCCGCAAAATGATCCTCTCATCCACGACGATAGTGCGCCGTCCATGGTGCTGAACCCGACGCAAGTTCCGGGCGGCTCCAAGGCAAAGCGCCTCGACGATCTTGCCTCCGAGCTCGGATCTGATGCCGCGAACATTCGTGCCAACGAAGGCGAGGCTGCCTCGTACGGTGTCTACTTCGACGATTCCGAGTATGACTACATGCAGCATCTGCGGGATCTCAACACCGGAGGCGGTGAGGTCGTTTTCATCGAAGCGGAGACGGGAAACAAGAACAAGGGAAAACAAAAGCAGTCGCTCGAGGAAGCGCTGAGGGAAATGGACCTGGAACAAAAGTCTGGCGACGTGCTTGATGAAGAGATTCTCCCTTCCAAGAACCTGACGAGGGTGACCTACGAGGCCCAACAAGACGTGCCCGACTCCATTCGCGGGTTTCAGCCTGACATGGACCCTATGTTACGGGAGGTGTtggaggcgctcgaggacgacgcaTTTGTTGACGAGGCGGGGGATGACGATCTATTCCAGCGGCTCGCCAAGGATGGCCGGGAGCTGGACGACTACGAATTTGAGGATGCGCAGtatgaagaagatgatgacgaagGTTGGGAGTCGGACGACACCGCCAAACCGATCAAGGAATTCAAAGATGAAGTCCCTGAGCTGGTCAGGGCCCCAACAGAACAACCTGAAGAGGGTCCATCTCAGGACTGGCTAGAGGACTTCAAGAAGTTCAAGAAGGAGCACAAGTCAGGGCGAGCACCTATTGCGCCTTCGCAGTCGGAGTTGCAGTCGACGTGGACTACAACAACAAATGGCGGCAGGCGAAAGAAGCGTAAGGGTGCGCTGACTGaggcgtcgagcttctccatgacgtcgtcgtcgctcgtccgCACTGAACAGATGACGCTGCTGGATGCGCGGTTCGACAAGATCGAGGAAGCATACAACGAGGATGCGGAAGATGATATGGCATCAGTGTCGGCTGTATCGGCCGCATCGAGCGTTACTGGAGCGACAAGAGGAGACTTTGACAACATTCTGGATGATTTCCTGGGTAATTATACCAAGCCAGGCAAGCGGACGTCGAAAAAGACCAAGGCGCAGACCGGACTGGAGCAGCTGGATGAGATACGAAAGGGCTTGGGACCGGCCCGCATTCGAGGGCGGTGA
- the CBF5 gene encoding centromere/microtubule-binding protein cbf5 (COG:J~EggNog:ENOG503NVVD): MEVVKKKMEEEYTIKPQAVTPALDTSSWPLLLKNYDKLLVRTGHFTPIPNGCSPLKRDIKSYISSGVINLDKPSNPSSHEVVAWVKRILRCEKTGHSGTLDPKVTGCLIVCIDRATRLVKSQQGAGKEYVCVIRMHDKVPGGQAAFARALETLTGALFQRPPLISAVKRQLRIRTIHESKLIEFDNDRHLGVFWVSCEAGTYIRTLCVHLGLLLGVGAHMQELRRVRSGAMDETKQLVTLHDVLDAQWTMDNTRDESYLRKVISPLETLLTSYKRIVVKDSAVNAVCYGAKLMLPGLLRYESGIEHHEEVVLMTTKGEAIALGIAQMSTVEMSTCDHGVVAKVKRCIMERDLYPRRWGLGPVAAEKKKLKADGKLDKFGRPNDSTPAKWTAGYQDYSMTDASAAAAAAATTPQKAVEETKMEIVQAETPATEDGDKKKRKKHDGETPDEKAERKRRKAEKKAAKAAKKSGKGEAADDDDSD; encoded by the exons ATGGAGGtcgtgaagaagaagatggaggaggagtatACCATCAAGCCCCAGGCTGTCACGCCTGCGCTTGACACGAGCTCGtggcccctcctcctcaagaACTATGACAAGT TGCTCGTGCGAACGGGTCACTTTACGCCCATCCCCAACGGCTGCTCGCCGCTGAAGCGCGACATCAAGTCGTACATTTCGTCTGGTGTCATCAACCTTGACAAGCCCTCGAACCCCTCCAGCCACGAGGTCGTGGCCTGGGTCAAGCGCATCCTCCG CTGCGAAAAGACTGGCCACAGCGGCACCCTCGACCCCAAGGTCACGGGATGCTTGATTGTGTGCATCGACCGCGCGACCCGCCTTGTCAAGTCCCAGCAGGGCGCCGGAAAGGAGTACGTCTGCGTCATCCGCATGCACGACAAGGTGCcgggcggccaggccgcctttgcccgcgccctcgagacgCTCACCGGCGCCCTGTTCCAGCGCCCGCCCTTGATCTCCGCCGTCAAGCGCCAGCTCCGTATCCGAACCATCCACGAGAGCAAGCTCATCGAGTTCGACAACGACCGCCACCTGGGCGTCTTCTGGGTCAGCTGCGAGGCCGGTACCTACATCCGAACGCTGTGCGTGCACCTGGGTCTGCTGCTGGGTGTGGGTGCCCACATGCAGGAGCTGCGCCGTGTGCGAAGCGGTGCCATGGACGAGACGAAGCAGTTGGTTACGCTGCACGACGTGTTGGACGCGCAGTGGACCATGGACAACACCCGTGACGAGTCGTACCTGCGCAAGGTCATCTCTCCGCTCGAGACGCTCCTTACATCGTACAAGCGCATTGTCGTCAAGGACAGTGCCGTCAATGCCGTGTGCTACGGTGCCAAGCTCATGCTTCCGGGTCTCCTACGATATG AGTCTGGCATTGAGCACCACGAGGAGGTCGTCCTGATGACCACCAAGGGTGAGGCTATTGCGCTGGGCATTGCGCAGATGTCTACCGTCGAGATGTCGACGTGCgaccacggcgtcgtcgccaaggtCAAGCGCTGCATCATGGAGCGCGACCTGTACCCACGCCGCTGGGGTCTCGGCCCGGTGGCGgcagagaagaagaagctcaaggccgacggcaagctggACAAGTTTGGCCGGCCCAACGACTCTACCCCGGCCAAGTGGACCGCTGGCTACCAGGACTACAGCATGACAgacgcgtcggcggctgcggcggcggcggcgacgacgccacaGAAGGCTGTGGAGGAGACCAAGATGGAGATTGTGCAGGCggagacgccggcgacggaggatggcgacaagaagaagcgcaagaagcacgacggcgagacgcCCGATGAGAAGGCGGAGCGGAAACGACGgaaggcggagaagaaggcagccaaggcggccaagaagtcGGGCAAGGgtgaggcggccgacgacgacgatagcGACTAa